Below is a genomic region from Gemmatimonadaceae bacterium.
GCTCGCGACAAACGCCGGAAGACTGGCCGCAAGGCAGCGGGTCGTGAGAGCGATGCAATCACGACTGATCAAACGCCCCGCAAACGAGTGGATCGAACGACTCGGCCTGGCGAAAGTTCCGTCCGGTATCGTTAATTCGGTGCTCGAGGCCCTCAATGGCTGCGGGGCATCGCCACTCAACGGAATTGCGCCGAGCGTGCCGGGAGCAGTGAGGCTGCCTCCGCCGCGGCTCGATGAGCATGGCACGGCAATCCGTCAGGCGGGCTGGAACGTATTCGCGAGCCCGGAGTGAGCTACGAATGACAAAGCCGCGAATGATAATCTACCCCCGGCGGGTGAATGGCATTACACTGGCGGCGTGAATACAACGGCAACGTCGGAAGTAACAGCTGAGCAGGTCGACCCCGACCAGGAAATTATCGGCCGGGTGCTCGCAGGCTCGAAGGACTCGTTCGGGATCCTTATCCAGCGCTACAGCGATCCTCTTTACCGGCACTCTCTGGGAATGACCGGCAGCCCCGATGTTGCCGAAGACATTCTGCAGGCCTCGTTCATCAAGGCGTACCAGCATCTGGGAGAAGTTCGCGGGCGTTTCGACGCGTGGGTTTTCCGGATCGTCGCGAACTCGTGCAAGGACTGGCTGAAGAACATCAGGCGGACGCACGTCAGCTATGAGGAAGACCATCAGCCATCCGCGTTCTCCACTCCGGAAGAGGAAATGGATCGGAACGAGTTGCGCACCGACCTCGAATACGCTCTCGACCGGCTTCCGGAATCGTTACGCGAAGCATTTGTGAT
It encodes:
- a CDS encoding sigma-70 family RNA polymerase sigma factor; this translates as MNTTATSEVTAEQVDPDQEIIGRVLAGSKDSFGILIQRYSDPLYRHSLGMTGSPDVAEDILQASFIKAYQHLGEVRGRFDAWVFRIVANSCKDWLKNIRRTHVSYEEDHQPSAFSTPEEEMDRNELRTDLEYALDRLPESLREAFVMRHVEGRSYEEMAVLLETTVGALKMRVHRAREALQSLLEEKYA